In Dehalococcoidales bacterium, the sequence ATAGAAGCGCCAACAGACCGATTTTACCGACGCCGATGATGACCAGCGAGTCGGTTGCATTAAGCTCTGCCCAGTTAACCGCACCGATGCTGACTCCCATTGGCTCCACCAGGGCCGCCTCTTCGTCAGAAACGTTGTCCAGTGCCGGCAGGACATATTCCGGGGTTCTCAGGAAATACTCACACATGCAGCCTTTGGCACCATAGCCTTCGTCCATATACTGGTCCCGCGGCACCACACGCTGGCCAACCTGCCAGCCACCAACCCCTTCGCCTACTTCGGCAATCTCAGCTATGTATTCATGTCCCAGGATACCGCCGGTGCGAAGCGTCGCCACTTCCCTCCAGAGCTGGACCACTGCCGACCCGGCGTGAGGTCCCTGGTCCATGTGCGACTCAAGTGTGCCGTCAAGGTATTCAAGGTCACTACCGCAGATACTGGCGTATATCGTCTTCAGCAGGAGTGTTCCCGGTTCCACTGACGGTTTCGGTACCTCTTCACACTCGATGCGCTTCTTTCCCTTAACAATCGCCGCTTTCATAATTCCTCCTTTCAACGCCTGCGGTTTTTCAGGGTGCGTTCTATCTCTCTTCCCATGTTGGAGACGCGACAAAATGGACTGTTGTGACCCACCCGGCTGTGACGAGTTCTCACCGGTAGAGGGCTACCAGACAGGAGCGGAGTGATTCGTCTTCAAGTAAGTCAGTATTGTCGCTCCATAGATCAACACTCCCGATCGGCCTCCGTTGCGTGAGTGATACGATCTGAGGGTCTCTGATGCGCTGCATGATGGCTTTGGTGAATCGGTCACCCCCAATGACTCGGAATGGCCGATTCCAGAACTGCGAGACTTCCGTGGAAACAGGTTCGG encodes:
- a CDS encoding zinc-binding dehydrogenase; translated protein: MKAAIVKGKKRIECEEVPKPSVEPGTLLLKTIYASICGSDLEYLDGTLESHMDQGPHAGSAVVQLWREVATLRTGGILGHEYIAEIAEVGEGVGGWQVGQRVVPRDQYMDEGYGAKGCMCEYFLRTPEYVLPALDNVSDEEAALVEPMGVSIGAVNWAELNATDSLVIIGVGKIGLLALLYAKAIGVCPIIAIDIVKSRLDKAIEMGADIVLNAKEVDMVAEVLKITGGGADAVIPCVREGKVLNQAVEMVKMHGIIPIAGFIPPTEVDPALWLVKEIRLLSFRGGPPGRKSPLVTAMHLMANKQVNVRPLITAIMPLDEVQKGFDSVYDTDNIVVLLKP